One segment of Niveibacterium microcysteis DNA contains the following:
- a CDS encoding acetoacetate--CoA ligase: MEDLIAWRPSDAMIKAARITAFGDWLARERGLRFDDYAQLWQWSVDEPDAFWCAVWDWFDIRADGPRGRALADAAMPGAKWFPGVRLNYVDQVFRHANDQRPAIVFRNEAGAAREVSWAQLQREVAALAASLRAMGIGPGDRVVAYMPNIPETVSAFLAVASLGAVWSICSPDMGRVAVLDRFRQIAPKAMLAVDGYRYGGKTHDRRELVAELLVELPTVAHLVLLPQLDAAIDATSFRNGVSWASVTQGDAPLVSTPVPVDHPLWVVYSSGTTGLPKPMVHGQGGVVLEHVKLAGLHLDLGPNDRYHWFSSTGWMMWNAQIAGLLVGATICIYDGSPGYPDLTALWRFAGETRVSYFGAGAAFYASCQKADIHPAEVANLSELRGLGSTGSPLSPENYQWLYDAVRSDIWISPISGGTDIVSAFVGGVPTLPVVRGEMQCRCLGARIEAFDEAGKALHDEVGELVCTAPMPSMPLYFWNDAGNRRYLDSYFDVYPGIWRHGDWVRITPRGGAVIYGRSDATINRHGIRMGTSELYRAVEDLPEVIDSLVVDLEYLGRESYMPLFVVLREGETLTPALESAIRERIKQALSARHVPNDIFQVAAIPRTMSGKKMELPIKKLMMGQPLEKVANPDTMANPESLAWFVDFARQRAAAGAASA, from the coding sequence ATGGAAGATCTGATCGCCTGGCGCCCTTCCGACGCAATGATCAAGGCCGCACGCATCACCGCGTTCGGCGATTGGCTGGCCCGCGAGCGCGGCCTGCGCTTCGATGACTACGCGCAGCTGTGGCAATGGTCGGTAGACGAACCCGATGCGTTCTGGTGCGCCGTGTGGGACTGGTTCGACATCCGCGCCGATGGGCCACGCGGTCGCGCGCTGGCTGATGCCGCGATGCCGGGCGCCAAGTGGTTTCCGGGCGTGCGCCTCAATTACGTCGATCAGGTGTTCCGCCACGCCAATGATCAGCGCCCTGCGATCGTGTTCCGCAACGAGGCGGGGGCGGCACGCGAAGTCAGCTGGGCGCAACTGCAACGCGAAGTCGCCGCGCTCGCGGCGTCGCTGCGCGCCATGGGCATCGGGCCGGGCGACCGCGTTGTCGCCTACATGCCCAACATCCCGGAAACGGTCAGCGCCTTCCTCGCTGTCGCGAGCCTCGGCGCTGTGTGGTCGATCTGCTCGCCAGACATGGGCCGCGTCGCGGTGCTGGACCGTTTCCGCCAGATCGCGCCGAAAGCGATGCTGGCCGTCGACGGCTACCGCTACGGCGGCAAGACGCACGACCGACGCGAGCTGGTCGCCGAACTGCTCGTCGAGCTCCCCACGGTAGCGCATCTCGTGCTGCTGCCGCAGCTCGATGCAGCGATCGACGCGACGAGCTTCCGTAACGGCGTCAGCTGGGCCAGCGTCACGCAGGGCGATGCGCCGCTCGTCAGCACGCCAGTACCCGTCGACCACCCGTTGTGGGTGGTGTATTCCTCCGGCACCACCGGGCTACCCAAACCGATGGTGCATGGGCAGGGCGGCGTGGTGCTGGAGCATGTAAAGCTCGCCGGCCTGCACCTGGATCTCGGCCCGAACGATCGCTACCACTGGTTCAGCAGTACCGGCTGGATGATGTGGAACGCGCAGATCGCCGGCCTGCTCGTCGGGGCGACGATCTGCATTTACGACGGCAGCCCCGGCTACCCCGATCTGACCGCGTTGTGGCGCTTCGCTGGCGAAACCCGCGTGAGCTATTTCGGCGCCGGCGCGGCCTTCTATGCTTCCTGCCAGAAAGCCGATATTCACCCCGCCGAAGTGGCCAATCTTTCCGAACTGCGCGGGCTTGGCTCGACCGGCTCACCGCTGTCGCCCGAGAACTACCAGTGGCTGTACGACGCGGTGCGCAGCGACATCTGGATCAGCCCGATCTCGGGCGGCACCGATATCGTCAGCGCCTTCGTCGGCGGCGTGCCGACGCTGCCGGTGGTGCGTGGCGAAATGCAGTGCCGCTGCCTCGGCGCGCGCATCGAAGCCTTCGACGAAGCGGGCAAGGCCTTGCATGACGAAGTCGGCGAGCTCGTCTGCACTGCGCCGATGCCCTCGATGCCGCTCTACTTCTGGAACGATGCGGGCAACCGACGCTACCTCGACAGCTACTTCGATGTGTACCCCGGCATCTGGCGCCATGGCGACTGGGTGCGCATCACGCCGCGCGGCGGCGCGGTGATCTATGGCCGATCGGATGCCACGATCAACCGCCACGGCATCCGCATGGGCACGAGCGAGCTGTATCGCGCGGTAGAAGATCTGCCGGAGGTAATCGATAGCCTCGTGGTCGACCTCGAATACCTTGGCCGCGAATCCTACATGCCGCTGTTCGTTGTGCTGCGAGAAGGCGAAACGCTGACGCCCGCGCTCGAATCCGCGATCCGCGAGCGGATCAAGCAGGCGCTGTCGGCGCGCCATGTGCCGAACGACATCTTCCAGGTCGCCGCCATCCCGCGCACGATGTCCGGCAAGAAGATGGAATTGCCGATCAAGAAGCTGATGATGGGCCAGCCGCTCGAAAAGGTCGCCAACCCGGACACCATGGCGAACCCGGAAAGCCTCGCATGGTTCGTCGACTTCGCGCGGCAGCGCGCAGCGGCCGGTGCTGCATCAGCCTGA
- a CDS encoding GNAT family N-acetyltransferase, whose protein sequence is MTALRISTVVAEFDLDAVYRFLSQEAYWSKGLPRAVFDRAVANSLCFGGFLGEAQIAFGRMITDRATFAYLADVFVLPPHRGQGYSKQLMDAVVAHPDLQGLRRMVLVTGDAHGLYARYGFTALAAPDRYMERHQPGIYTSG, encoded by the coding sequence ATGACGGCGCTGCGCATCTCGACTGTAGTGGCCGAGTTTGATCTCGACGCCGTGTATCGCTTTCTGTCGCAGGAGGCGTACTGGTCGAAGGGCCTGCCGCGGGCGGTTTTCGACCGAGCTGTGGCGAATTCGCTGTGCTTCGGCGGCTTCCTTGGTGAGGCGCAAATCGCGTTCGGTCGCATGATTACGGACAGGGCGACGTTCGCCTATCTGGCCGACGTGTTCGTGCTGCCGCCTCACCGTGGGCAGGGCTATTCGAAGCAGTTGATGGATGCCGTGGTCGCGCATCCGGATCTGCAGGGGCTGCGCCGCATGGTGCTTGTGACCGGCGACGCGCACGGCCTCTACGCACGCTACGGCTTCACCGCGCTGGCGGCGCCCGATCGCTACATGGAGCGCCACCAGCCCGGCATCTACACCTCAGGCTGA
- a CDS encoding ABC transporter substrate-binding protein, with the protein MAWLITIGMLWAGPTSAAGDWVVAQVASFTGTSAQIGNDLRTGAMVAFNAINARGGVAGRKLRLVVRDDEQQPDKALAAIRALVEQTKPIALFGLSSNEASLALLQARLPEALGLPLVGPRAGVARVLESGPGQVFVTRASYRDEIKALFQHCEMSGMRELVLVHQRDEVGSELLALANALAAQHGIRLVARVAYDYKANGAVRELPNVRDAIDAAFRVPHQAVLFAVTDPTLVAAMVASYQRDPRHAVMMTLSSADGRWIAERVGSDRARGLLVTQTVPAAGNASAALMRRFVNDLKQGGVSEDDAAALTVNSVMLEGYVSAQVLIEGLRRAGSNADAARLGAALQGLRGFDIGGFDISFGGASRQGSRFVEVAIIGRQGELVR; encoded by the coding sequence GTGGCATGGCTGATCACGATCGGCATGCTGTGGGCCGGGCCCACATCGGCAGCCGGTGACTGGGTTGTCGCGCAGGTGGCGAGCTTTACCGGCACCAGCGCGCAGATCGGCAATGACTTGCGCACCGGCGCGATGGTGGCGTTTAACGCGATCAACGCGCGCGGTGGCGTCGCAGGGCGCAAGCTGCGACTGGTCGTGCGGGACGATGAACAGCAGCCGGACAAGGCGCTCGCCGCGATCCGTGCGCTGGTCGAGCAGACAAAACCGATCGCGCTGTTCGGACTGAGCAGCAACGAGGCCAGCCTGGCCTTGCTGCAAGCGCGCCTGCCCGAGGCGCTCGGCCTGCCGCTGGTGGGGCCGCGTGCTGGGGTTGCACGCGTGCTGGAATCCGGGCCCGGTCAAGTGTTCGTGACCCGAGCCAGCTATCGCGACGAGATCAAGGCCCTGTTCCAGCACTGCGAGATGTCGGGCATGCGCGAACTGGTGCTGGTGCATCAGCGCGACGAGGTTGGCAGCGAGCTGCTCGCGCTGGCCAATGCGCTAGCGGCGCAACATGGCATTCGCCTGGTTGCCCGCGTCGCCTACGACTACAAGGCCAACGGTGCGGTGCGCGAGCTGCCGAACGTGCGCGACGCCATCGACGCTGCATTTCGCGTGCCGCATCAGGCGGTGCTGTTCGCGGTGACCGACCCCACGCTGGTGGCGGCGATGGTGGCGAGTTACCAGCGCGATCCGCGCCACGCGGTGATGATGACGCTCTCGTCGGCAGACGGGCGCTGGATTGCCGAGCGTGTGGGCAGCGATCGCGCCCGCGGCCTGCTCGTCACGCAGACCGTGCCAGCGGCGGGAAACGCCAGCGCAGCGCTGATGCGACGCTTCGTGAACGATCTGAAGCAGGGCGGCGTGAGCGAGGACGACGCGGCCGCGCTGACGGTGAATTCCGTGATGCTCGAAGGCTATGTATCGGCGCAGGTGCTGATCGAAGGGCTGCGGCGTGCCGGCAGCAATGCCGACGCGGCGCGCCTGGGCGCCGCGCTGCAGGGGCTGCGGGGCTTCGACATCGGCGGCTTTGACATCTCGTTTGGCGGTGCGTCGCGGCAAGGCTCGCGCTTCGTCGAAGTGGCCATCATCGGCAGGCAGGGCGAGCTGGTGCGCTGA
- the gatB gene encoding Asp-tRNA(Asn)/Glu-tRNA(Gln) amidotransferase subunit GatB produces MSRADWDVVIGLETHVQLSTQSKIFSGSSTAFGAEPNRQASAIDIALPGVLPVLNRGAVERAIRFGLAIGAKVASTSIFARKNYFYPDLPKGYQISQYELPVVQGGTITVQVGEGDKAYEKVIELTRAHLEEDAGKSLHEDFHGMSGIDLNRAGTPLLEIVTEPVMRSSDEAVAYARALHSLVRWIDISDGNMQEGSFRCDANVSVRKKGTEKLGTRREVKNLNSFRFLKEAIEAEIAYQIETLEDGGTIQQATVLFDPDAGETRAMRSKEDAQDYRYFPDPDLLPLVISDEWIARVKGELPELPAALQERFRGEYQLSAYDAATLTASREMAQYYVDTVAIVGAASAKPAANWVMGELAARLNKEGRDITDAPVKPAQLAGMLARIADSTISNSAAKKVFDALWNGDATSADEAIEKQGLKQVTDLSAIEPIIDEVLAANQKSVEEFRAGKEKAFNALVGQVMKASKGKASPAQVNELLKKKLGA; encoded by the coding sequence ATGAGCAGAGCCGACTGGGACGTCGTGATCGGGCTGGAGACACATGTTCAGCTCTCGACGCAATCGAAGATCTTTTCCGGCAGTTCCACCGCCTTCGGCGCCGAGCCGAACCGCCAGGCCTCGGCGATCGACATCGCGCTGCCGGGCGTGCTGCCGGTCTTGAACCGCGGCGCGGTCGAGCGGGCGATCCGCTTCGGGCTAGCGATCGGTGCCAAGGTCGCGTCGACTTCGATCTTCGCGCGCAAGAACTACTTCTACCCCGACCTGCCGAAGGGCTACCAGATCAGCCAGTACGAGCTGCCGGTGGTCCAGGGCGGCACGATCACGGTGCAGGTCGGCGAGGGCGACAAGGCCTACGAGAAGGTCATCGAGCTGACCCGCGCGCACCTTGAGGAAGACGCCGGCAAGTCGCTGCACGAAGACTTCCACGGCATGTCGGGCATCGACCTGAACCGCGCCGGCACGCCCTTGCTGGAGATCGTCACCGAGCCGGTGATGCGCTCGTCGGACGAAGCCGTGGCCTACGCCCGCGCGCTGCATTCGCTGGTGCGCTGGATCGATATTTCGGACGGCAACATGCAGGAAGGCTCCTTCCGTTGCGACGCCAACGTGTCGGTACGCAAGAAGGGCACCGAGAAGCTAGGTACGCGCCGCGAGGTGAAGAACCTCAACAGCTTCCGCTTCCTCAAGGAGGCGATCGAAGCCGAGATCGCCTACCAGATCGAAACGCTGGAAGACGGTGGCACGATCCAGCAGGCCACCGTGCTGTTCGACCCGGATGCGGGCGAAACCCGCGCAATGCGCAGCAAGGAAGATGCGCAGGACTACCGCTACTTCCCCGACCCCGATCTGCTGCCGCTGGTGATCTCCGACGAATGGATCGCACGCGTGAAGGGTGAGTTGCCCGAGCTGCCGGCCGCCCTGCAGGAACGCTTCCGTGGCGAGTACCAGCTCTCCGCCTACGATGCGGCAACACTCACCGCTAGCCGCGAGATGGCGCAGTACTACGTCGACACCGTTGCCATCGTCGGCGCGGCATCGGCAAAGCCCGCGGCCAACTGGGTGATGGGTGAGCTGGCCGCGCGTCTGAACAAGGAAGGCCGCGACATCACTGATGCGCCGGTCAAGCCCGCGCAGCTGGCTGGCATGCTCGCACGCATTGCCGACAGCACGATCTCGAACTCGGCCGCCAAGAAGGTTTTTGATGCCTTGTGGAATGGCGACGCGACGAGTGCTGACGAGGCGATCGAGAAGCAGGGCCTCAAGCAGGTCACCGATTTGTCTGCGATCGAGCCGATCATCGACGAGGTGCTGGCGGCCAACCAGAAGTCGGTGGAGGAGTTCCGCGCCGGCAAGGAGAAGGCTTTCAACGCGCTGGTTGGTCAGGTGATGAAGGCGAGCAAGGGCAAGGCTTCGCCGGCGCAGGTCAATGAACTGCTGAAGAAGAAGCTGGGCGCCTGA
- a CDS encoding LysE family transporter has product MKFETWLAFFAASWLISLSPGAGALSCMTAGLRYGFRRGAWNILGLQAGVGLLVLVVALGLGAILAASNVAFMAIKWFGVAYLIWLGVQQWRAEPKPLVEDAGEVVPAARGALVLRGFLVNASNPKGIIFMLAVLPQFIDPHAPQALQYLICAGTLFFTDAVVMSGYTLLAARVLAALRDPNHIRWTNRFFGSLFVCVGLLLANFKRAA; this is encoded by the coding sequence GTGAAATTCGAGACCTGGCTCGCGTTCTTTGCAGCGTCGTGGCTGATCAGCCTGTCGCCGGGTGCCGGCGCGCTGTCGTGCATGACTGCGGGCCTGCGCTACGGCTTCCGCCGCGGGGCCTGGAACATCCTGGGCTTGCAGGCCGGCGTCGGGCTGCTGGTGTTGGTCGTTGCACTCGGCCTGGGCGCGATCCTCGCGGCCTCGAACGTGGCCTTCATGGCGATCAAGTGGTTCGGTGTCGCCTACCTGATCTGGCTTGGCGTGCAGCAGTGGCGGGCAGAGCCGAAGCCGCTGGTGGAGGATGCCGGTGAGGTGGTGCCGGCTGCGCGCGGCGCGCTGGTGTTGCGCGGTTTCCTGGTCAATGCGAGCAATCCGAAGGGCATCATCTTCATGCTTGCGGTGCTGCCGCAGTTCATCGACCCGCATGCGCCGCAGGCGCTGCAGTACCTGATCTGCGCCGGCACGCTGTTCTTCACCGACGCGGTCGTCATGAGCGGCTACACCTTGCTCGCGGCGCGTGTGCTGGCGGCGCTGCGCGACCCGAATCACATTCGCTGGACCAACCGTTTCTTCGGCAGTCTGTTCGTGTGTGTCGGGCTGCTGCTGGCGAACTTCAAACGCGCAGCATGA
- the gatA gene encoding Asp-tRNA(Asn)/Glu-tRNA(Gln) amidotransferase subunit GatA, giving the protein MLELSLKQLAAGLSAKQFSSVELTQTFLDRIAALNPALNAFITVDRDGALAQAAAADATRAAGAVGPLAGIPIAHKDIFCTEGVLTTCGSKILSNFVSPYDATVVARLKAAGTVMLGKTNCDEFAMGSTNEHSAYGAVKNPWDVSRVPGGSSGGSAAAVAARLAPAITGTDTGGSIRQPASLCGVTGLKPTYGAVSRWGMVAYASSLDQGGPFAKSAEDCAILLNAFAGFDEKDSTSAERETEDYTRLLAKAPADPAKPLAGVRLGVPKEYFGEGLAADVREAIEAAIREMEKLGAVRVEVSLPKTELAIPAYYVIAPAEASSNLSRFDGVRYGHRAAEYRDLMDMYCKSRAEGFGREVQRRIMVGTYVLSHGYYDAYYLQALKLRRLIAEDFKAALSQCDVLLGPASPTTAWPIGQMADDPVQMYLADIYTVAINLAGLPAMSIPCGFGAGGLPVGLQMIGNYFDEARMLEIAHRFQLATDFHTKAPAL; this is encoded by the coding sequence GTGCTTGAACTGAGCCTCAAACAGCTTGCTGCCGGCCTCTCGGCAAAACAGTTTTCCAGCGTCGAGCTGACGCAGACTTTCCTCGACCGCATCGCCGCGCTGAACCCGGCGCTCAACGCCTTCATCACGGTCGACCGTGATGGCGCGCTGGCGCAGGCGGCGGCCGCCGATGCCACACGCGCGGCCGGGGCGGTGGGCCCGCTCGCCGGCATCCCGATCGCGCACAAGGACATCTTCTGTACCGAGGGCGTGCTGACGACCTGCGGCTCGAAGATCCTGTCGAACTTCGTCAGCCCCTACGACGCCACCGTCGTGGCGCGCCTCAAGGCGGCCGGCACGGTGATGCTGGGCAAGACCAACTGCGACGAGTTCGCAATGGGTTCGACCAACGAGCACTCGGCCTACGGCGCGGTGAAGAACCCGTGGGATGTGTCGCGCGTACCGGGCGGCTCTTCGGGCGGCTCCGCGGCTGCGGTGGCGGCGCGCCTGGCGCCGGCGATCACCGGTACCGATACCGGCGGTTCGATCCGCCAGCCCGCCTCGCTGTGCGGCGTCACCGGCCTGAAGCCCACCTACGGCGCCGTGTCGCGCTGGGGCATGGTGGCCTATGCGTCGTCGCTCGATCAGGGCGGTCCGTTTGCGAAGAGCGCCGAGGACTGCGCGATCCTGCTCAACGCCTTCGCTGGCTTCGACGAGAAGGATTCGACCTCCGCCGAGCGCGAGACCGAGGACTACACCCGCCTGCTCGCGAAGGCGCCGGCCGATCCGGCCAAGCCGCTTGCCGGCGTGCGCCTTGGCGTGCCGAAGGAATACTTCGGCGAGGGCCTCGCCGCCGATGTGCGCGAAGCGATCGAAGCCGCGATCCGCGAGATGGAAAAGCTCGGCGCGGTGCGCGTCGAAGTGAGCCTGCCGAAGACCGAGCTGGCGATCCCGGCTTACTACGTGATCGCGCCGGCCGAGGCGAGCTCTAACCTCAGCCGTTTCGACGGCGTGCGCTACGGCCACCGCGCCGCGGAATACCGCGACCTGATGGACATGTATTGCAAGAGCCGCGCCGAAGGCTTCGGCCGCGAAGTGCAGCGCCGCATCATGGTCGGCACCTATGTGCTGTCGCACGGCTACTACGATGCCTACTACCTGCAGGCGCTCAAGCTGCGCCGCCTGATCGCGGAGGACTTCAAGGCCGCGCTGTCGCAGTGCGATGTGCTGCTTGGGCCGGCCAGCCCGACCACCGCGTGGCCGATCGGCCAGATGGCGGACGATCCGGTGCAGATGTACCTCGCCGATATCTACACCGTCGCGATCAACCTCGCCGGCCTGCCGGCGATGTCGATTCCCTGCGGCTTCGGTGCCGGTGGGCTGCCGGTTGGGCTGCAGATGATCGGCAACTACTTCGATGAAGCTCGGATGCTCGAAATCGCGCACCGCTTCCAGCTGGCGACGGACTTCCACACCAAGGCGCCCGCGCTGTGA
- a CDS encoding aldo/keto reductase, with the protein MQQRRLGKTGFDVSEIALGTWQVGGRWGDVFSDANAETILNRAIDAGINFIDTADVYSAGMSEAAVGRVVRARRERVFVATKCGRQISPHVNAGYTVERLRGFVEASLKNTGLDALDLIQLHCPPTEVFYRPEIFGLFDDLKREGKILNLGVSVEKVEEALKAIEYPNVTTVQIIFNMFRHRPAGLFFEQAAKRDIGVIVRVPLASGLLSGKFGRETTFGAEDHRHFNRDGAAFDKGETFSGVPYELGLQAVEELKRVFPDHTPLALWALRWVLMFPQVSTVIPGASRPDQLDANLAVEGLRALTDAEMAAVRDIYERLIKPSVHHLW; encoded by the coding sequence ATGCAGCAACGCAGGCTGGGCAAGACCGGTTTTGATGTTTCCGAGATCGCGCTGGGTACCTGGCAGGTCGGTGGACGCTGGGGCGATGTATTTTCGGACGCCAACGCCGAGACGATCCTGAATCGCGCGATCGACGCCGGCATCAACTTCATCGACACCGCCGACGTGTATTCGGCCGGGATGTCGGAAGCCGCGGTCGGCCGTGTCGTGCGCGCGCGGCGCGAGCGCGTGTTCGTGGCCACCAAATGCGGCCGCCAGATTTCGCCGCATGTGAATGCCGGCTACACCGTCGAGCGCCTGCGCGGGTTTGTCGAGGCCAGCCTGAAGAACACCGGCCTCGACGCGCTGGACCTGATCCAGCTGCACTGCCCGCCGACCGAGGTGTTCTACCGGCCCGAAATCTTCGGCCTGTTCGACGACCTCAAGCGCGAGGGCAAGATCCTCAACCTCGGCGTCAGCGTCGAGAAGGTCGAGGAGGCGCTGAAGGCGATCGAGTACCCGAACGTGACCACGGTGCAGATCATCTTCAATATGTTCCGCCACCGCCCGGCCGGGCTGTTCTTCGAACAGGCGGCCAAGCGCGACATCGGCGTGATCGTGCGGGTGCCGCTGGCGAGCGGATTGCTGTCGGGCAAGTTCGGCCGCGAGACCACCTTCGGTGCGGAAGACCATCGTCACTTCAACCGCGATGGCGCTGCGTTCGACAAGGGCGAGACCTTCTCGGGCGTGCCGTACGAACTGGGCCTGCAGGCGGTCGAGGAACTCAAGCGGGTGTTCCCGGACCACACGCCGCTGGCGCTCTGGGCGCTGCGCTGGGTGCTGATGTTCCCGCAAGTGTCGACGGTGATTCCGGGCGCATCCCGCCCCGACCAGCTCGACGCCAACCTTGCAGTCGAAGGACTGCGTGCGCTCACCGACGCCGAAATGGCGGCGGTGCGCGATATCTACGAACGATTGATCAAGCCTTCGGTACACCACCTCTGGTGA
- the gatC gene encoding Asp-tRNA(Asn)/Glu-tRNA(Gln) amidotransferase subunit GatC yields MSLTHDDVHRIARLARLELDEQEAAASQEKLNGIFGLIERMQAVDTTGVEPLYHPQAVAQRLREDRVSETDRRHAYQAVAPQAEDGLYLVPKVIE; encoded by the coding sequence ATGTCGCTGACTCACGACGACGTTCACCGCATCGCGCGGCTTGCCCGGCTCGAGCTGGACGAACAGGAGGCCGCGGCCTCGCAGGAAAAGCTCAACGGGATTTTCGGCCTGATTGAACGCATGCAGGCTGTCGATACCACCGGTGTCGAACCGCTTTATCACCCCCAGGCCGTTGCGCAGCGCCTGCGCGAAGACCGCGTGTCGGAAACCGATCGTCGCCACGCCTATCAGGCGGTGGCGCCGCAGGCGGAAGACGGTCTCTACCTGGTTCCGAAGGTCATCGAGTAA